A section of the Ornithinimicrobium sufpigmenti genome encodes:
- the mihF gene encoding integration host factor, actinobacterial type yields MALPELTPEQRADALAKAAAARRERAEVKNRLKNSQGSLKEVIAAGKENDVVGKMKVSALLESLPGVGRVRAKQVMEEIGISESRRVRGLGANQVHQLLERFGDR; encoded by the coding sequence GTGGCACTTCCCGAGCTGACGCCCGAGCAACGAGCCGACGCGCTCGCCAAGGCCGCGGCGGCCCGCCGCGAGCGAGCAGAGGTCAAGAACCGCCTGAAGAACTCCCAAGGCTCCCTCAAGGAGGTCATCGCCGCCGGCAAGGAGAACGACGTGGTCGGCAAGATGAAGGTCTCGGCGCTGCTGGAGTCGCTGCCGGGGGTGGGGCGCGTCCGGGCCAAGCAGGTGATGGAGGAGATCGGGATCTCCGAGAGCAGGCGGGTGCGGGGGCTGGGCGCCAACCAGGTGCACCAGCTGCTCGAGCGCTTCGGCGACCGCTGA